The Toxorhynchites rutilus septentrionalis strain SRP chromosome 3, ASM2978413v1, whole genome shotgun sequence genome includes a region encoding these proteins:
- the LOC129777924 gene encoding N-alpha-acetyltransferase 38, NatC auxiliary subunit-like, which yields MSSDEKDSSDELWERMNQEKLNSKTSIENETDPSRRKLKSWLNNTFRIKMTDGRILIGMFVCTDADANVILGLTSEFTENGGEERVLGLVMIPGRYIVSIEIDEANLVNNMSCL from the exons ATGAGCAGCGATGAAAAGGATAGCAGTGATGAGCTGTGGGAGAGAATGAATCAG GAGAAATTGAACAGCAAAACTAGTATCGAAAATGAAACAGATCCTAGCCGGCGGAAGCTTAAATCATGGCTGAACAATACTTTCCGCATTAAAATGACCGATGGGAGAATACTGATCGGAATGTTTGTTTGCACCGATGCCGACGCGAATGTGATTCTTGGCCTGACAAGTGAATTTACCGAAAACGGTGGCGAGGAGCGTGTTCTTGGGCTGGTCATGATACCTGGCCGATATATAGTTTCGATAGAGATAGATGAAGCGAATCTGGTCAACAACATGTCATGTTTGTAA
- the LOC129777663 gene encoding uncharacterized protein LOC129777663 yields the protein MEAQTALVLTIQLIALFSIAGALLLYLLCKVRGTRDDDHGPQKGSILVTCADTALGLQICTFFANKGHRVFAGMKDPVESLPAKLLRGWMKIRENSDTPIAGSVVPLRIDVTREDILREAAEAMGIHLNAGERGILAVINTAGSVYRGRIDSQDSLQWENMFKNNVMGCLRTARAFIGLLRPTRGRLILLGSGNEDDGLTVFTATRNAVQGCADALRKELRPYGVSVVTLDSRGVPAEALFKAPIPYTISDEEGVPTQYSAEVLTSSALGVIERALYDTRPSETYCLSVPNTKFQVRLPCRSSFKVTSGNGSGGKQEPKPIQNV from the exons ATGGAGGCCCAGACGGCACTTGTACTGACGATCCAACTGATCGCGCTTTTCTCCATTGCCGGCGCACTATTGCTTTATCTGCTTTGTAAGGTCCGTGGCACCCGTGACGATGACCATGGTCCACAGAAGGGCTCGATTCTGGTTACATGTGCAGACACTGCTCTGGGATTACAG ATTTGTACATTTTTCGCCAACAAAGGCCATCGGGTGTTTGCCGGTATGAAAGACCCCGTTGAATCTCTGCCGGCCAAGCTACTGAGGGGTTGGATGAAGATACGCGAAAACTCGGACACTCCTATCGCCGGATCGGTTGTTCCGCTCAGAATAGACGTCACCCGGGAGGACATTCTGcgcgaagcggccgaggcgatGGGCATTCATCTTAACGCGGGCGAACGCGGTATCCTGGCCGTCATCAATACCGCCGGGTCGGTGTACCGAGGTCGAATTGACTCACAGGACTCACTTCAGTGGGAAAATATGTTCAAAAATAACGTGATGGGCTGCCTCCGAACGGCTAGAGCCTTCATTGGCTTGCTGAGGCCAACCCGTGGACGCTTGATTCTGTTGGGTTCGGGCAACGAAGACGATGGATTGACTGTATTTACGGCCACTAGGAATGCAGTGCAGGGCTGCGCTGATGCGCTACGCAAGGAATTGAGACCGTATGGTGTGAGTGTGGTAACGTTAGACTCCAGAGGAGTCCCAGCCGAAGCTTTATTCAAGGCACCAATTCCATACA CAATCTCCGACGAGGAAGGCGTTCCCACTCAATACAGCGCCGAAGTGTTGACCAGTTCCGCCCTGGGCGTTATAGAGCGAGCCCTGTACGATACGCGACCCAGCGAGACCTACTGTCTGTCTGTTCCGAACACGAAGTTCCAGGTGAGGCTACCCTGCCGATCGTCGTTCAAAGTAACCAGTGGCAATGGCAGTGGTGGCAAGCAGGAACCGAAACCAATACAGAACGTTTGA